The proteins below come from a single Streptomyces sp. MRC013 genomic window:
- a CDS encoding non-ribosomal peptide synthetase has product MVSAQHAESRTLPALFGAQVARRPDATALAAESGSMSYAELDARVARAAAVLHDRGVRRGTPVGVCLERGTALVVSMLAVMRAGGVYVPLDPAYPAERLRYMTDDSGIGLVITQPSVAGRVPDGPRRLLLADLDDAVPAGAPAVEPGPDDAAYMIYTSGSTGRPKGVVVTHRGIADLARTQRERMEVTPDSRVLQFASPSFDAAVFEVTKSLLNGAALVVPDRGGLAGAELTRVLRDFGVTHATLPPAVLPTMDPEDLPGLAALMVAGEACPGELVDLWSRGRRMYNGYGPTEATVCATMSAPMSGGGTPPLGTPVEGTEVYVLDGRLQPVPAGATGELYIAGEGLARGYRGRPDLTAERFVADPYGAPGTRMYRTGDLVRRTDDGGLEFAGRVDDQVKLRGFRIELGEIEAAAMRLPGVAHAVALVREDRPGDRRLVAYAVPDDAADAPTPSAVRAALRRELPEYMVPSAVVTLDALPLTVNGKIDRAALPEPSPGQLVGEYVAPRDATEEAVAEVFAEVLGVPRVGVHDDFFDLGGDSIRAVHALSRTEARLGVKAARRALFAHPTVAELAAEGLTAASTDDGIPRADRDRPLPLSSAQRRLWFLDRYEGGSTEYYTGSAYRLSGALDVPALRTALRGLVARHESLRTTFHEEDGHPVQRVHAPGDAPLALDEEDLSALSGADREEALSALLLAEVEKPFDLTAGPLLRTVLVRFADDDHVLVLSTHHIVSDGWSLDVLTRDLAALYRAAIDPQAAPPAELSVQYADFAAWEQNGWDRAAVADRFAYWERQLDEVQPLALPTDRPRPEVRTTRGAVHRFELTAAETEALKELGRGRGATLFMTLTAMTQLLLATASGTRDVALGVASAGREHQQTDDLVGFFVNPVVIRSRPRTTDTVASFLDDVRTTVRDAFDHELPFDRLVEELVTERDPGRTPLFQAMMVLQNTLPQRVELPGLDVSEVLLPRTRSLFDLVVEYEERDGALRVALEYNTELFEEASARRLGERLRRLVAAATAQPRLPLAALDLLSPDERDRLAQWSGDAPRGTVPGVPERFAEIAARTPDATALVGTAEQLTYAELDSRTDALARRLRAAGVRAEAPVVLVLERGVQVVVSMLAVLRAGGAYAPAHSGHPVDRVRALIEQAGAVCVITDEASKDRVPQDTGLPLIVLDEGGRPTSEGPGEPLDGPATHHPDQLAYLMFTSGSTGTPKGVGVTHDDITRLALDSRWRDGRHERTLFHSSHAFDAATFEIWVPLLNGGSVVVAPPEHLDAEAFGALVDARGVQSTFVTTSLFNLYANQMPECFSGMRAVITGGEAANVQAVRRVADACPDLVICNGYGPTETTTFATVHAYAPSEREAKTLPIGTALDDTRLLVLDGFLRPVPAGVTGELYVGGAGLARGYWGRPDLTAERFVAHPTAPGERLYRTGDLVRWTPAGELEYLGRVDAQVKIRGFRIELGEIEAALLRLPEIGEATVVVHGTEAGGKRIVAYVVAERGLETPWTSTAAGPGWASGSPSTWSRRS; this is encoded by the coding sequence GTGGTTTCTGCCCAGCACGCGGAGAGCCGGACGCTCCCGGCGCTGTTCGGTGCACAGGTGGCCCGACGACCCGACGCGACCGCGCTGGCGGCCGAATCCGGATCCATGAGCTACGCCGAGCTGGACGCGCGCGTGGCCAGGGCGGCCGCCGTGCTGCACGACCGGGGGGTGCGGCGCGGAACGCCGGTCGGCGTGTGCCTGGAGCGCGGCACCGCGCTGGTGGTGTCGATGCTCGCCGTCATGCGGGCGGGCGGCGTGTACGTGCCGCTGGACCCGGCCTACCCGGCGGAGCGGCTGCGCTACATGACCGACGACTCCGGGATCGGCCTGGTGATCACCCAGCCGTCCGTGGCCGGGCGGGTGCCGGACGGGCCGCGGCGGCTGCTCCTGGCGGACCTGGACGACGCGGTGCCGGCCGGCGCGCCCGCCGTGGAGCCGGGCCCCGACGACGCCGCGTACATGATCTACACCTCGGGCTCTACCGGCCGCCCCAAGGGCGTCGTCGTCACCCACCGCGGCATCGCCGACCTGGCCCGCACCCAGCGGGAGCGGATGGAGGTCACGCCCGACTCGCGGGTGCTCCAGTTCGCCTCGCCCAGCTTCGACGCGGCCGTCTTCGAGGTCACCAAGTCGCTGCTGAACGGCGCCGCCCTCGTCGTACCCGACCGCGGCGGGCTGGCCGGCGCCGAGCTGACCCGGGTCCTGAGGGACTTCGGGGTCACCCACGCGACACTGCCCCCCGCCGTGCTGCCCACCATGGACCCCGAGGACCTGCCGGGCCTCGCCGCCCTGATGGTGGCCGGCGAGGCGTGCCCCGGCGAACTGGTCGACCTGTGGTCGCGCGGCCGCCGCATGTACAACGGCTACGGGCCGACCGAGGCCACCGTCTGCGCCACCATGAGCGCCCCGATGAGCGGCGGCGGCACCCCGCCGCTCGGCACCCCGGTCGAGGGCACCGAGGTGTACGTCCTGGACGGGCGCCTGCAGCCCGTCCCGGCGGGCGCCACCGGTGAGCTGTACATCGCCGGCGAGGGACTGGCCCGGGGCTACCGGGGCCGCCCCGACCTGACGGCGGAACGCTTCGTCGCCGACCCGTACGGCGCGCCCGGCACCCGCATGTACCGCACCGGCGACCTGGTGCGGCGCACCGACGACGGCGGGCTGGAGTTCGCCGGCCGGGTCGACGACCAGGTCAAGCTGCGCGGCTTCCGCATCGAGCTCGGCGAGATCGAGGCCGCCGCCATGCGGCTGCCCGGCGTCGCCCACGCCGTCGCCCTGGTCCGGGAGGACCGCCCGGGCGACCGCCGCCTGGTGGCGTACGCCGTCCCGGACGACGCGGCCGACGCGCCCACGCCCTCCGCGGTCCGCGCCGCCCTGAGGCGCGAGCTGCCCGAGTACATGGTGCCGTCGGCCGTCGTCACGCTGGACGCGCTGCCGCTCACCGTCAACGGCAAGATCGACCGCGCCGCGCTGCCCGAACCGTCCCCCGGCCAACTGGTCGGGGAGTACGTCGCCCCCCGCGACGCCACCGAGGAGGCCGTCGCCGAGGTGTTCGCCGAGGTCCTCGGCGTGCCCCGGGTCGGCGTCCACGACGACTTCTTCGACCTCGGCGGCGACTCCATCCGCGCCGTCCACGCCCTGTCGCGCACCGAGGCGCGGCTGGGGGTCAAGGCCGCGCGGCGCGCCCTGTTCGCCCACCCCACCGTCGCCGAACTCGCCGCCGAGGGGCTGACCGCCGCCTCCACCGACGACGGCATACCGCGCGCCGACCGCGACCGCCCGCTGCCGCTCTCCTCCGCCCAGCGCCGCCTGTGGTTCCTCGACCGCTACGAGGGCGGCTCCACCGAGTACTACACCGGCAGCGCCTACCGGCTGAGCGGCGCCCTCGACGTGCCGGCGCTGCGCACCGCCCTGCGCGGGCTGGTCGCCCGGCACGAGTCCCTGCGGACCACCTTCCACGAGGAGGACGGCCACCCGGTCCAGCGGGTGCACGCCCCCGGCGACGCCCCGCTCGCCCTCGACGAGGAGGACCTGTCGGCCCTGTCCGGCGCCGACCGCGAGGAGGCGCTGTCCGCGCTGCTGCTCGCCGAGGTGGAGAAGCCGTTCGACCTCACGGCCGGCCCGCTGCTGCGGACGGTGCTGGTGCGGTTCGCCGACGACGACCACGTCCTGGTCCTGAGCACCCACCACATCGTCAGCGACGGCTGGTCGCTGGACGTGCTGACCCGGGACCTCGCGGCGCTCTACCGGGCCGCGATCGACCCGCAGGCGGCCCCGCCGGCCGAACTCTCCGTGCAGTACGCCGACTTCGCCGCCTGGGAGCAGAACGGCTGGGACCGCGCCGCCGTCGCGGACCGCTTCGCCTACTGGGAGCGGCAGCTGGACGAGGTGCAGCCGCTCGCGCTGCCCACCGACCGGCCGCGCCCCGAGGTCCGCACCACCAGGGGAGCGGTGCACCGCTTCGAGCTGACCGCCGCCGAGACCGAGGCGCTGAAGGAGCTGGGCCGCGGCCGGGGCGCGACCCTCTTCATGACGCTCACCGCGATGACCCAGCTGCTGCTGGCGACCGCGTCCGGCACCCGCGACGTGGCCCTGGGCGTCGCCTCGGCGGGCCGGGAGCACCAGCAGACCGACGACCTGGTCGGCTTCTTCGTCAACCCCGTCGTCATCCGCTCCCGGCCGCGCACCACGGACACCGTGGCGTCCTTCCTCGACGACGTGCGCACCACCGTGCGGGACGCCTTCGACCACGAACTCCCCTTCGACCGGCTGGTCGAGGAGCTGGTCACCGAGCGCGACCCCGGCCGCACCCCGCTGTTCCAGGCCATGATGGTGCTCCAGAACACCCTTCCCCAGCGGGTCGAGCTGCCCGGCCTCGACGTTTCCGAGGTGCTGCTCCCGCGCACCCGCTCGCTGTTCGACCTGGTCGTGGAGTACGAGGAGCGCGACGGCGCGCTGCGGGTCGCCCTGGAGTACAACACCGAGCTGTTCGAAGAGGCGTCGGCCCGGCGCCTCGGCGAGCGGCTGCGCCGCCTCGTCGCCGCCGCCACCGCGCAGCCGCGGCTGCCCCTGGCCGCCCTCGACCTGCTGTCGCCCGACGAGCGGGACCGGCTCGCGCAGTGGTCCGGCGACGCCCCGCGGGGCACGGTGCCGGGCGTTCCCGAGCGGTTCGCCGAGATCGCCGCGAGGACGCCCGACGCGACCGCCCTCGTCGGCACCGCCGAGCAGCTCACCTACGCCGAGCTCGACTCCCGCACCGACGCCCTGGCCCGCCGCCTGCGCGCCGCGGGAGTGCGGGCCGAGGCGCCGGTCGTACTCGTCCTCGAACGCGGCGTGCAGGTCGTGGTCTCCATGCTCGCCGTGCTGCGCGCGGGCGGCGCCTACGCGCCGGCGCACTCCGGCCACCCCGTGGACCGGGTCCGGGCGCTGATCGAGCAGGCCGGAGCGGTCTGCGTGATCACCGACGAGGCGTCGAAGGACCGCGTCCCGCAGGACACCGGGCTGCCCCTGATCGTCCTCGACGAGGGCGGCAGGCCGACCTCCGAGGGCCCGGGCGAACCGCTCGACGGACCCGCCACGCACCACCCCGACCAGCTCGCCTACCTCATGTTCACGTCGGGGTCCACCGGCACCCCGAAGGGCGTCGGCGTCACCCACGACGACATCACCCGGCTCGCCCTCGACAGCCGCTGGCGCGACGGCCGCCACGAGCGGACGCTGTTCCACTCCTCGCACGCCTTCGACGCGGCGACCTTCGAGATCTGGGTGCCGCTGCTGAACGGCGGCAGCGTGGTCGTCGCCCCGCCGGAGCACCTCGACGCGGAGGCGTTCGGCGCGCTGGTCGACGCCCGGGGCGTGCAGTCCACGTTCGTCACCACCTCGCTGTTCAACCTCTACGCCAACCAGATGCCGGAGTGCTTCTCCGGGATGCGCGCGGTGATCACCGGCGGCGAGGCCGCGAACGTGCAGGCCGTCCGCCGGGTCGCCGACGCCTGCCCGGACTTGGTGATCTGCAACGGCTACGGACCCACCGAGACCACCACCTTCGCCACCGTCCACGCCTACGCGCCGAGCGAGCGCGAGGCGAAGACGCTGCCCATCGGCACCGCCCTCGACGACACCCGGCTGCTGGTCCTCGACGGGTTCCTGCGGCCGGTGCCGGCCGGGGTCACCGGCGAGCTGTACGTCGGCGGCGCCGGACTGGCCCGCGGCTACTGGGGACGCCCCGACCTGACCGCGGAGCGGTTCGTCGCCCACCCGACCGCGCCCGGGGAGCGCCTCTACCGCACCGGCGACCTGGTGCGCTGGACGCCCGCCGGCGAACTGGAGTACCTGGGCCGCGTCGACGCCCAGGTGAAGATCCGCGGCTTCCGCATCGAGCTCGGCGAGATCGAGGCCGCGCTGCTGCGGCTCCCGGAGATCGGCGAGGCGACGGTCGTCGTGCACGGCACCGAGGCCGGCGGCAAGCGGATCGTCGCCTACGTGGTGGCGGAGCGGGGTCTGGAGACCCCCTGGACCTCGACGGCTGCCGGGCCCGGCTGGGCGAGCGGCTCCCCGAGTACATGGTCCCGGCGGTCCTGA
- a CDS encoding serine hydrolase domain-containing protein, translating to MDVGVLSGMVNELVRDHRIPGAQLSLYSGGTLWEVCTGVERIGSDVPVSVKSRFAYGSVSKVFTAALVMQLVEEGEVELDTPVMEVLADIAGHTAVPADHPMHEVTLRQLLSHTAGLVSDYEGTPLRSPSLRRYFESVVREGHFGVPGTAFSYSNTGYAVAAYVIEVLTGQSWWDSLESYLAHPTGLDLAFIEDPRPGRGPGAAVSGHAVNARTGRTEPVDFYCESTLAAAGGLAGSATDLVRFGRAFLGEGHGALDADIADPDVLAVMGHAVPAAEPFGLAAGWGAGWGLYPAGESLWLGHDGTLDGGSCNVRVDQASGTALAFTTNSTTGLAAWFDLVGELDRTFGLRVGHYEQPAPAGRPCDEAAALAGEFVNGELAIRVFPEGNGGKLRLDADNGVSGTLTVGSDLIFSVRAADQGDVLFSGRFLRSRKGRPADLMQYNGRTLRRAGEICQAA from the coding sequence ATGGATGTCGGCGTCCTCTCCGGCATGGTGAACGAACTGGTTCGCGACCACCGGATACCCGGAGCCCAGCTGTCCCTGTACAGCGGCGGCACGCTGTGGGAGGTGTGCACCGGCGTCGAGCGGATCGGCTCCGACGTGCCGGTGTCCGTGAAGTCCCGCTTCGCCTACGGCTCGGTGAGCAAGGTCTTCACGGCCGCGCTCGTCATGCAGCTGGTCGAAGAGGGCGAGGTGGAACTCGACACTCCCGTCATGGAGGTCCTCGCGGACATCGCGGGGCACACGGCGGTGCCCGCGGACCACCCGATGCACGAGGTGACGCTCCGCCAGCTGCTGAGCCACACCGCCGGGCTCGTGTCCGACTACGAGGGAACCCCGCTGCGCTCCCCGTCCCTGCGCCGCTATTTCGAGTCCGTCGTACGCGAGGGGCACTTCGGCGTGCCCGGCACCGCCTTCTCCTACTCGAACACCGGCTACGCCGTGGCCGCGTACGTCATCGAGGTGCTCACCGGGCAGAGCTGGTGGGACTCGCTGGAGTCGTACCTGGCACACCCGACCGGGCTGGACCTCGCGTTCATCGAGGACCCGCGCCCGGGCCGCGGACCGGGCGCCGCCGTGAGCGGCCACGCCGTGAACGCGCGGACCGGCCGCACCGAGCCCGTGGACTTCTACTGCGAGTCGACGCTGGCCGCGGCCGGGGGCCTCGCGGGCAGCGCCACCGACCTGGTGCGCTTCGGCCGGGCGTTCCTCGGCGAGGGCCACGGGGCCCTGGACGCCGACATCGCCGACCCCGACGTGCTGGCGGTGATGGGCCACGCCGTGCCGGCCGCCGAGCCGTTCGGCCTGGCCGCGGGATGGGGCGCCGGCTGGGGCCTCTACCCCGCCGGGGAGAGCCTGTGGCTCGGCCACGACGGCACCCTCGACGGCGGCTCCTGCAACGTCCGCGTCGACCAGGCCAGCGGCACCGCCCTCGCCTTCACCACCAACTCCACCACCGGCCTGGCCGCCTGGTTCGACCTCGTCGGCGAGCTGGACCGCACCTTCGGCCTGCGTGTCGGCCACTACGAGCAGCCCGCTCCCGCGGGCCGTCCGTGCGACGAGGCCGCCGCGCTCGCCGGTGAGTTCGTCAACGGCGAGCTCGCCATCCGCGTGTTCCCCGAGGGGAACGGCGGCAAGCTGCGCCTGGACGCGGACAACGGCGTCTCCGGGACGCTCACCGTCGGCTCCGACCTCATCTTCAGCGTGCGGGCCGCGGACCAGGGCGACGTGCTGTTCAGCGGCCGCTTCCTCAGGTCCCGGAAGGGCCGCCCGGCCGACCTCATGCAGTACAACGGCCGGACCCTGCGCCGGGCGGGCGAAATCTGCCAGGCCGCCTGA
- a CDS encoding LPXTG cell wall anchor domain-containing protein, with protein MKILLWILLAAALAANAYSTFAFQGGKQTAVSAISGTVALASAVTLFLTRKKR; from the coding sequence ATGAAGATCCTCCTCTGGATCCTGCTCGCGGCGGCTCTCGCCGCCAACGCCTACTCCACCTTCGCCTTCCAGGGCGGCAAGCAGACTGCCGTCAGCGCCATCAGCGGTACGGTCGCCCTGGCCTCGGCGGTCACCCTCTTCCTGACCCGCAAGAAGCGCTGA
- a CDS encoding DUF397 domain-containing protein: MKVNETPSAVGDLLWRKSSYSGGAGGECIEVADCVQTVHIRDSKDTSRPALSVGAPAWAAFVGSAVR; the protein is encoded by the coding sequence GTGAAGGTGAACGAGACCCCAAGTGCGGTGGGCGACCTGCTCTGGCGCAAGAGTAGTTACAGCGGTGGTGCTGGAGGAGAATGCATCGAAGTAGCCGATTGCGTCCAGACTGTCCACATCCGTGACTCCAAGGACACGAGCCGGCCTGCCCTTTCGGTGGGTGCTCCCGCCTGGGCGGCGTTCGTCGGCTCCGCCGTCCGGTAG
- a CDS encoding helix-turn-helix transcriptional regulator — MSEPTGSMDEAPDRGDDGGGERPPEPDANSGVLRVFGRQLKRFRLRAGLERPEFGSMTGYSVSTIAAYEQGRRVPPPRFIDRADEVLDAGGVLQEMKEEVARAQYPAFFRDAARLEGEAVEVWVYATQAVPGLLQTEEYMRAVFGMWRPPLDEETLEQRVAARLARQHVFERRPAPLLSFVIDEAVVRRPLGGRSVMRGQLEQMLLVGAFRNVEIQIMPLDREDNAGVDGPFTLLNRVGGDQVAYLEAQGRSTMVSDRREVQGIASRYGIIRAQALTPRESLAFVEKLLGEV, encoded by the coding sequence ATGAGCGAACCGACGGGATCGATGGACGAGGCACCGGACCGCGGCGACGACGGTGGTGGGGAACGGCCGCCGGAACCGGACGCGAACTCCGGCGTCCTGCGGGTCTTCGGGCGCCAGTTGAAGCGGTTCCGGCTGCGGGCGGGCCTGGAGCGGCCCGAGTTCGGCTCCATGACGGGCTACTCGGTCTCGACCATCGCCGCGTACGAGCAGGGGCGCCGGGTGCCGCCGCCGAGGTTCATCGACCGGGCGGACGAGGTGCTGGACGCGGGCGGCGTCCTCCAGGAGATGAAGGAGGAGGTGGCGCGCGCCCAGTACCCGGCGTTCTTCCGCGACGCGGCCCGGTTGGAGGGGGAGGCGGTGGAGGTGTGGGTGTACGCCACCCAGGCGGTGCCCGGACTGCTCCAGACCGAGGAGTACATGCGGGCGGTCTTCGGCATGTGGCGTCCACCGCTGGACGAGGAGACGCTGGAGCAACGAGTTGCGGCCCGTCTCGCACGCCAGCATGTCTTCGAGCGCAGACCTGCGCCTTTGCTGAGCTTCGTCATCGACGAGGCGGTCGTGCGCCGACCACTGGGCGGCCGGTCGGTCATGCGCGGTCAGTTGGAGCAGATGTTACTCGTCGGTGCCTTCCGTAACGTCGAGATTCAGATCATGCCGCTCGACCGGGAGGACAACGCCGGGGTGGACGGTCCTTTCACCTTGCTGAATCGCGTCGGGGGCGATCAAGTGGCTTACCTGGAAGCTCAGGGACGCAGCACAATGGTCAGCGACCGGCGGGAGGTCCAGGGAATCGCGTCGCGCTACGGCATCATCCGTGCGCAGGCTCTCACTCCGCGCGAGTCGCTGGCCTTCGTTGAGAAGCTGCTTGGAGAGGTGTGA
- a CDS encoding ATP-binding protein gives MNSRIPTRQVPAPGAGADAVRPLREFAMAFTSSPRGARLARRLVSHRLDTWGHPYGGRANDALTLITAELTANAVRHGHVPGRDFHVRLAHGTDALRIEVSDTRTERVPVPCDREPPGDAESGRGLLVVAELATRWAVAPREGAPGKTVWAELALA, from the coding sequence ATGAACAGCCGAATCCCCACCCGTCAGGTGCCCGCTCCCGGCGCCGGGGCGGACGCCGTCCGCCCGCTCCGCGAGTTCGCGATGGCCTTCACCTCCTCCCCGCGCGGCGCGCGCCTCGCCCGCAGGCTGGTCTCCCACCGGCTCGACACCTGGGGGCACCCGTACGGCGGCCGGGCCAACGACGCCCTCACCCTGATCACCGCCGAACTCACCGCCAACGCCGTGCGCCACGGGCACGTCCCTGGACGGGACTTCCACGTCCGGCTCGCCCACGGCACCGACGCCCTGCGCATCGAGGTCAGCGACACCCGGACCGAACGCGTCCCCGTGCCCTGCGACCGGGAGCCGCCCGGTGACGCGGAGTCCGGCCGGGGGCTGCTGGTCGTCGCCGAGCTGGCGACCCGCTGGGCGGTCGCCCCGCGCGAGGGCGCCCCCGGCAAGACGGTCTGGGCGGAACTGGCCCTGGCATGA
- a CDS encoding methyltransferase domain-containing protein, which produces MTARHGEDWGYAASTGLGFTHHTIVDAHFRACEEPYLDQLRGAGIRPGQHVLDAGCGPGDFLPHLAALVGPDGRITAVDLAEENATLAATRARDWDLPCPVRVERENLLRLPYPDDHFDAAWCSNTVQYLGDQELSQALAELVRVVRPGGTVAVKDLDAHLITARPADPYLFADFFRAAGAGPGYAHQLLRTQELHLWLKGAGLVDVTQRTTLIEHHAPLTAAELDFYKPACARLAEQAARLGMSPQWHAFRDVDAVDHPLDHPDAYVREGNVLSIGTVAGTRPPGG; this is translated from the coding sequence ATGACGGCCCGTCACGGGGAGGACTGGGGCTACGCCGCCTCGACCGGCCTCGGGTTCACCCACCACACCATCGTCGACGCCCACTTCAGAGCCTGCGAGGAGCCCTACCTCGACCAACTGCGCGGAGCGGGGATACGGCCCGGCCAGCACGTGCTGGACGCAGGCTGCGGACCCGGCGACTTCCTCCCCCACCTGGCGGCGCTCGTGGGACCGGACGGGCGGATCACCGCCGTCGACCTGGCCGAGGAGAACGCGACCCTGGCCGCTACCCGGGCACGGGACTGGGACCTCCCGTGCCCGGTGAGGGTGGAGCGGGAGAACCTGCTCCGCCTCCCCTACCCGGACGACCACTTCGACGCCGCCTGGTGCTCCAACACGGTCCAGTACCTCGGCGACCAGGAACTGAGCCAGGCCCTCGCCGAGTTGGTCCGCGTCGTCCGGCCCGGCGGCACGGTCGCCGTCAAGGACCTCGACGCCCACCTGATCACCGCCCGTCCGGCCGACCCCTACCTCTTCGCCGACTTCTTCCGCGCGGCGGGGGCGGGGCCCGGCTACGCGCACCAGCTGCTGCGCACGCAGGAGCTGCATCTCTGGCTCAAGGGCGCGGGCCTCGTCGACGTGACCCAGCGGACGACGCTCATCGAGCACCACGCGCCCCTCACCGCGGCGGAGCTGGACTTCTACAAACCGGCTTGCGCACGACTCGCCGAGCAGGCGGCCCGGTTGGGGATGAGCCCGCAGTGGCACGCGTTCCGGGACGTCGACGCCGTGGACCATCCGCTCGATCACCCCGACGCCTACGTCCGGGAGGGCAACGTCCTGTCCATCGGCACGGTCGCCGGCACCCGGCCCCCGGGAGGCTGA
- a CDS encoding alpha/beta fold hydrolase — MTGTAGTPVVFLHALALHSGMWQAHCRYFRERGHPALALDQRGFGAAPLGDVPPSLDVVADDVNRALDERGFGRAVLAGVSMGAYVAMAVLRRHPDRVAGLALISARASADTPDTRAQRRKFAHLVQNAETRDLVVEGAAGQLLGRTTRRKHPDLAARVLADARAASPRALAWAQRAIADRPDSRPVLRQAAVPTVVVAGGEDELISPAESRETADAVPGGELMVVGHAGHLPPLEAPRKVTAAVRRVLGRTGPAA, encoded by the coding sequence GTGACCGGGACGGCCGGAACCCCGGTGGTGTTCCTGCACGCGCTCGCGCTCCACTCCGGCATGTGGCAGGCCCACTGCCGCTACTTCCGCGAACGGGGCCATCCGGCCCTCGCCCTCGACCAGCGGGGCTTCGGTGCGGCGCCCCTGGGCGACGTTCCACCGTCGCTCGACGTCGTCGCCGACGACGTGAACCGGGCTCTGGACGAGCGCGGTTTCGGTCGCGCGGTTCTCGCCGGGGTGTCCATGGGGGCGTACGTCGCCATGGCCGTGCTGCGCAGGCACCCCGACCGCGTGGCCGGTCTCGCCCTGATCTCCGCTCGGGCGAGCGCGGACACCCCGGATACCCGGGCGCAACGCAGGAAGTTCGCCCACCTCGTGCAGAACGCCGAGACCCGGGACCTCGTCGTCGAAGGCGCCGCCGGACAACTGCTCGGCAGGACCACCCGCCGGAAACACCCTGATCTGGCCGCCCGCGTACTCGCCGACGCCCGGGCCGCCTCTCCGAGAGCGCTGGCCTGGGCCCAACGGGCCATCGCCGACCGCCCCGACTCCAGGCCCGTCCTGCGCCAGGCCGCCGTCCCCACCGTCGTGGTGGCCGGCGGCGAGGACGAGCTGATCTCGCCGGCGGAGTCCCGCGAGACGGCCGACGCCGTACCGGGCGGCGAACTGATGGTCGTCGGACACGCCGGGCACCTGCCGCCACTCGAAGCGCCCCGCAAGGTCACCGCGGCCGTACGCCGCGTCCTGGGCCGGACGGGACCCGCCGCATGA
- a CDS encoding substrate-binding domain-containing protein, whose amino-acid sequence MSSTALSPVRTGTVRLGYHGSPRTVSRIVRLAAWHPDAVRLGQYDINDPFKEVKSGGLDVMVAKFGLREPDLVASRVLLYEERAVVVGEAHPLARRDDVSIEELADYEAFDSPGRFPGYVWDEVVPRHTPTGRPLRRVHHATDVPHMMRLVGEGRAVHISLTTLADVAPPGIKVVPIHDLPPAPVLLAWARGSELPDAVREFIAAAEEGASR is encoded by the coding sequence TTGTCCAGCACCGCGCTGAGCCCGGTTCGCACGGGGACCGTACGACTCGGCTACCACGGATCACCGAGGACCGTCTCCCGCATCGTCCGCCTCGCCGCCTGGCACCCGGACGCCGTACGACTGGGCCAGTACGACATCAACGACCCCTTCAAGGAGGTGAAATCGGGCGGACTGGACGTGATGGTCGCCAAGTTCGGGCTGCGGGAACCCGACCTCGTCGCCAGCCGCGTCCTCTTGTACGAGGAGCGCGCCGTGGTGGTCGGCGAGGCCCACCCGCTGGCCCGGCGCGACGACGTGTCCATCGAGGAACTGGCCGACTACGAGGCGTTCGACAGCCCCGGCCGGTTCCCCGGGTACGTGTGGGACGAGGTCGTCCCCCGCCACACACCCACCGGCCGGCCCCTCAGGCGGGTGCACCACGCGACCGACGTCCCCCACATGATGCGCTTGGTCGGGGAAGGACGCGCCGTGCACATCTCGCTCACCACGCTCGCCGACGTCGCGCCGCCCGGCATCAAGGTCGTACCCATCCACGACCTGCCGCCCGCGCCGGTCCTGCTGGCCTGGGCGCGTGGCAGCGAACTACCGGATGCGGTGCGGGAGTTCATCGCGGCGGCCGAGGAAGGCGCGTCCCGGTGA
- a CDS encoding DUF6182 family protein, giving the protein MTITQQTLRARTAARIRAARPDLAARHELTTVENLLAAQEEAVADTSDDTLVAVVLHRLHLPDWIRDTCAFALSLSPEQAAAWRRSFTRTVFLAGHPARLRDRFPFRHVSGDLSAAWTAPGPAGETATLRRLLKTLHAPASLRHQPDVTVRVPGPGNGDSGPQRHRDLYLAIADHTVPDVLVHLNHLLAEAVMDGLLTGGDHVTLRLMPRIGGLPALPTAVRAVPDHPRQGRLRAAAALS; this is encoded by the coding sequence GTGACCATCACGCAACAGACGTTGCGCGCCCGGACCGCCGCCCGCATCCGTGCGGCCAGGCCCGACCTCGCCGCACGCCACGAACTGACCACCGTCGAAAACCTGTTGGCGGCCCAGGAGGAGGCCGTGGCCGACACCTCGGACGACACGCTGGTCGCCGTCGTCCTGCACCGGCTGCACCTCCCCGACTGGATACGCGACACCTGCGCGTTCGCGCTGAGTCTCAGCCCGGAGCAGGCGGCGGCATGGCGGAGGTCGTTCACCCGGACCGTGTTCCTCGCCGGGCACCCGGCCCGGCTGCGCGACCGGTTCCCCTTCCGGCACGTCAGCGGCGACCTGTCCGCTGCCTGGACCGCCCCCGGCCCCGCCGGGGAGACGGCCACGCTCCGACGGCTCCTCAAGACGCTGCACGCCCCCGCTTCCCTCCGCCACCAGCCCGACGTCACCGTGCGCGTGCCCGGACCGGGCAACGGGGACAGCGGCCCGCAACGACACCGAGACCTCTACCTGGCCATCGCCGACCACACCGTTCCCGACGTCCTGGTCCATCTCAACCACCTGCTCGCCGAAGCGGTCATGGACGGCCTCCTGACCGGCGGCGACCACGTGACGCTGCGCCTGATGCCCCGCATCGGCGGCTTGCCGGCCCTGCCGACGGCCGTGCGCGCGGTACCCGACCACCCTCGCCAAGGCCGGCTGCGTGCCGCCGCCGCCCTCTCGTAA